The Methanobrevibacter boviskoreani JH1 genomic interval GATAGCTCTTTCCTAATTGCTTTCTTCTTAAGAACTAATTCAAACTATGAAAGGGCAAGTGAAATATTTGAATCCATTAAGGATGAAACATTTCTAATAAGTCACCATGTTTTATCTGAGATAATTACAATGGTTGGCCGTAAAATAGATTCAAAAGCATCATTTGAGGTATACAACTTTCTAATCTATTCATGTAAGGTTCATACCGAAAGCCCTAAAGATTACAATAAGGCTATAAATTTATTCGTCCAATATGACGGTGATCTGTCATTTGTGGACTGTTTAAATCTAGCTATCATGGGGTCTAGAAACATCTCTAAAATAGTCTCATTTGATGATAACTTTGATATGGTTAAGGATATTGAAA includes:
- a CDS encoding type II toxin-antitoxin system VapC family toxin gives rise to the protein MIFLDSSFLIAFFLRTNSNYERASEIFESIKDETFLISHHVLSEIITMVGRKIDSKASFEVYNFLIYSCKVHTESPKDYNKAINLFVQYDGDLSFVDCLNLAIMGSRNISKIVSFDDNFDMVKDIERIH